The following proteins are co-located in the Alphaproteobacteria bacterium GM7ARS4 genome:
- a CDS encoding MFS transporter, with protein MALPLAFIGFPLYVHVPVLYVSYFDISLTSVGSVLLAVRLFDAIQDPFIGHMSDDMHSIRKKIILLGIGLLMGGFWMVFHPMDDYPLLWLAISMVLCTTGTLLGAHEQHKEDVLFAYHVMGVMYIPLLTLAAVSLFSWMKKTRLGSPPLSRDTPPFSTLVTPWTTRFFTLYLCNACASAIPAVLVLFFINDRLQAPHATGLFLTLYFMSGAAAMPIWQYVARHIGKEKAWVSSMILACMTFIWAYRLGAGDETAYAMICILSGAALGADLALPPSILADRIADKQEHDAASRYFAITTFLSKAALALATGVTLPLLDILGYQPGVIHDEASLDSLSFLYAFVPSCLKLLVALWLTYFIHNTHVRTIP; from the coding sequence ATGGCGTTACCTCTCGCCTTCATAGGTTTCCCCCTCTATGTGCATGTGCCAGTACTCTATGTCTCATATTTCGATATATCCCTGACGTCAGTGGGAAGTGTCTTACTTGCTGTGCGTTTATTTGACGCGATACAAGATCCGTTCATCGGGCATATGAGCGATGACATGCACAGCATACGCAAGAAAATCATCCTCTTAGGCATAGGACTCCTCATGGGAGGATTCTGGATGGTCTTTCATCCTATGGATGACTATCCCCTCCTCTGGCTCGCCATAAGCATGGTGCTGTGCACAACAGGAACGTTATTAGGCGCTCATGAACAGCACAAGGAGGATGTCTTATTCGCTTATCACGTGATGGGGGTCATGTATATTCCCTTGCTGACGCTCGCAGCCGTCAGCCTGTTCTCATGGATGAAAAAAACACGCCTGGGCTCACCTCCTCTTTCCCGAGACACACCCCCATTTTCTACTTTGGTGACCCCATGGACAACGCGTTTTTTCACTCTCTATTTGTGCAACGCATGCGCCAGTGCCATTCCAGCCGTCCTTGTCTTATTCTTTATCAATGACCGATTGCAAGCACCCCATGCCACAGGACTATTCCTGACCCTTTATTTTATGAGTGGCGCTGCTGCTATGCCCATATGGCAGTATGTCGCGAGGCACATCGGAAAGGAGAAAGCATGGGTATCGAGTATGATTCTCGCATGCATGACATTCATATGGGCCTATCGTTTGGGCGCGGGAGACGAAACAGCCTACGCTATGATATGTATTCTCTCTGGTGCTGCCCTCGGCGCAGACCTTGCTCTTCCCCCTTCCATCCTTGCCGACCGCATTGCTGACAAGCAAGAGCATGACGCCGCTTCACGCTATTTTGCTATCACCACCTTTTTATCAAAGGCAGCCCTTGCCCTCGCGACAGGGGTCACACTCCCCCTCCTTGACATATTGGGCTATCAGCCGGGGGTTATCCATGATGAGGCGTCTCTAGACTCCCTCAGTTTTCTCTATGCATTCGTCCCATCTTGCCTTAAATTACTCGTAGCCCTATGGCTCACATATTTCATCCACAACACTCATGTGAGGACAATCCCATGA
- a CDS encoding SDR family NAD(P)-dependent oxidoreductase has protein sequence MAGDNVWIVGASHGIGKALALELAGRGHRVIVSARNEEALHALCTTLEGMNAQEPMVQPVDVCDRATIIQARDNIMRNVRHIHRVIFMAGLYHPMSLDMLDIEETERILSCNLLGAFYVIEAILPLMLKQGMGQIALCSSVAGYRGLPKAQPYGASKAGLINLAESLYVEHGRTIDIKLINPGFVKTRLTDKNDFAMPMRISPEQAAHTIANGLESTSFEIHFPKTFSYGMKFLRIIPHALYRRLTMGRL, from the coding sequence ATGGCAGGAGACAACGTATGGATTGTCGGGGCAAGCCATGGCATTGGTAAAGCACTGGCTTTAGAGCTTGCTGGACGAGGACATAGAGTCATTGTCTCAGCGAGGAACGAGGAGGCGTTGCATGCCTTATGTACCACATTAGAAGGCATGAACGCTCAAGAGCCTATGGTGCAACCTGTCGATGTGTGCGACAGAGCCACCATCATACAAGCACGCGACAACATTATGCGCAACGTACGGCACATCCATCGTGTTATTTTCATGGCTGGACTCTATCATCCCATGTCGTTGGATATGTTGGATATTGAGGAGACCGAACGTATTTTGTCTTGCAACCTCTTAGGCGCTTTTTATGTCATCGAGGCTATCCTTCCCCTCATGCTTAAGCAAGGAATGGGACAAATAGCCCTCTGTTCTAGCGTTGCTGGCTATCGGGGTCTCCCGAAAGCACAGCCCTATGGCGCTAGCAAGGCGGGACTCATTAATCTTGCAGAATCGCTCTATGTGGAGCATGGTCGTACCATCGATATCAAACTCATCAATCCGGGCTTCGTGAAAACACGCCTTACCGACAAGAATGACTTTGCCATGCCCATGCGCATAAGCCCTGAACAAGCGGCACACACCATCGCTAACGGCTTAGAATCGACGTCCTTTGAAATCCACTTCCCCAAAACCTTTAGCTATGGCATGAAATTCTTGCGTATCATACCCCATGCACTCTATCGCCGTCTCACCATGGGACGCCTATAA
- a CDS encoding DUF3833 domain-containing protein, with the protein MKRGIIMSSCAFLSACAGGIQGADYATLQPSFVLEDFFQGNIKAWGIVQDRSGRVVTRFDAELVGTWEGKKGVLREVFHYYDGPKKQYRTWHITKHDDMRYTGVAGDIVGQAQGTAHGNAIHWTYVMDVPVDESVYRLTFDDWMWAMRDGVVINRSYLKKFGITFAELTLFMQKQ; encoded by the coding sequence ATGAAAAGAGGAATCATTATGAGCTCATGTGCTTTTCTCAGCGCATGTGCTGGCGGCATCCAAGGGGCTGACTATGCCACGCTACAACCTTCATTCGTCCTAGAGGATTTTTTCCAGGGAAATATCAAGGCATGGGGAATCGTTCAAGATAGAAGCGGACGTGTCGTCACACGCTTCGATGCCGAATTGGTAGGAACATGGGAAGGTAAGAAAGGTGTCCTTCGAGAGGTGTTCCACTATTATGATGGGCCTAAAAAACAATATAGAACATGGCATATCACAAAGCATGATGATATGCGCTATACGGGTGTGGCGGGAGATATTGTTGGCCAAGCACAAGGAACAGCCCATGGCAATGCTATTCATTGGACCTATGTCATGGACGTCCCTGTGGACGAGAGTGTGTATCGTCTTACATTTGATGATTGGATGTGGGCTATGCGAGACGGAGTCGTTATCAATCGCTCTTACCTAAAGAAATTTGGGATAACATTTGCGGAACTCACGCTCTTCATGCAGAAACAATAG